The sequence below is a genomic window from Desulfobulbus oligotrophicus.
CTCCATTGAGAAGATAGGCCAGCGTTCTGCACTCATGCGACCAGTCCTGTTTGCCGGGATACAGGCTTTGCCAGCGTATCTCCAGAGAACAGCTGTCTTCTTCGATGCCGGTGTTCCCTGACTGGAAAAAGGTGTCACGTCGGAAAACATGGTGGTTTTTCCGGAGTTTGATCAGCTTTTGGAAGAATCGGAGCTGCCCTTGTCTTTTTTTCAGCAATGACCAGTCCAGCCAACTGATTTCATTGTCCTGGCACCAGGCGTTGTTGTTGCCCATTTGACTGCGTCCGAACTCATCACCGGCAACCAGCATCGGGACCCCCTGGGAAAGGAAAAGGATGGTGGTCATGGTACGAAGACGCCTGGCACGAAGGCGGAGTATATGGGGGTTTCTGGTGGAGCCTTCTATACCGCTGTTCCAGCTGAGGTTGTTGTTGTCACCGTCCCGATTGTTTTCACCATTCAGCAGGTTGTGTTTCACATTGTAACTCACCAGATCGGTCAGGGTGAAACCGTCATGACTGGTAATAAAATTGATTGAATTACACGGGCGGTGATTATGACGCTGATAGAGATCTGAACTGCCGGCAATTCGTGTGGCCAGGGCAGGGACCATCCCTAAGCGACCGCACATGAACGCACGGACATCGTCGCGGAAGCGGCCGTTCCACTCCGCCCAGCGATGGTGCGGTGAAAAATGACCCACTTGATACAGGCCCGCGGCATCCCATGCCTCGGCAATGATTTTGGTATGGGCGAGAACAGGATCTTCGGCAATTCTTTCCACCACCGGCGGGTTGGTAAGAACGTTGCCGTTGCCGTCGCGGCCGAGGATTGAGGCGAGATCGAAGCGGAAACCATCGACATGCATCTCAATAACCCACCAGCGCAGGGCGTCCATGATAAGGCTGCGAACAATCGGGTGGTTGCAGTTACAGGTATTGCCACACCCGGAATAATTCAGGTAGTTTCTTTTGTCTGCGTCGAGCAGATAATAGATGGTGTTGTCGATACCGCGGAAACTGGAAGTTGGTCCATCGGCTCCACCTTCGGCAGTATGGTTGAAGACGATGTCAAGAATAACCTCGATACCGGCACTGTGTAGAGCTTTGACCATATCACGAAATTCATTGAGCGGAGCGTGAAGGTCGCTGCTGTATGACGATTTAGGGGCAAAAAATGAGAGTGGGCTGTAACCCCAGAAATTCTTCAACCGTTTTTTGGTTTCCGGATTAATAAACGTCGTTTCATTCTCATCGAATTCCGTAACCGGCATCAGTTCAACAGCTGTGATACCCAGTTGCTGAAGATAAGGGATCTTTTCGATAATCCCCTTATAGGTACCGGGATGACGGACTTTTGCTGTGGGGTGAAAGGTAAAACCACGAACATGCAGTTCATAGATGATGGTATCTTGCAGAGGGATATTGAGTGGTTTATCACCTTCCCAGTCGTAGCTGTGTGTATCAAGAAGGCAACAGGGTTCATAACCGAGAAAATTTCTCGGCCCACCCCAGTTTGCAGAGAGAATTTCTTTGGCATACGGATCGAGTAAAATATGTTGTGAGTCATAGAGATGACCGGTGATACCAGGTTCATAGGGGCCGGATATCC
It includes:
- the glgX gene encoding glycogen debranching protein GlgX; amino-acid sequence: MKNSIRTQTGVPLPLGSTILPLGINFALFSRHAHSVSLVLNFPHHRDDYIEIPLDPQVHKTGDIWHIMLSGVPEDLHYGYRISGPYEPGITGHLYDSQHILLDPYAKEILSANWGGPRNFLGYEPCCLLDTHSYDWEGDKPLNIPLQDTIIYELHVRGFTFHPTAKVRHPGTYKGIIEKIPYLQQLGITAVELMPVTEFDENETTFINPETKKRLKNFWGYSPLSFFAPKSSYSSDLHAPLNEFRDMVKALHSAGIEVILDIVFNHTAEGGADGPTSSFRGIDNTIYYLLDADKRNYLNYSGCGNTCNCNHPIVRSLIMDALRWWVIEMHVDGFRFDLASILGRDGNGNVLTNPPVVERIAEDPVLAHTKIIAEAWDAAGLYQVGHFSPHHRWAEWNGRFRDDVRAFMCGRLGMVPALATRIAGSSDLYQRHNHRPCNSINFITSHDGFTLTDLVSYNVKHNLLNGENNRDGDNNNLSWNSGIEGSTRNPHILRLRARRLRTMTTILFLSQGVPMLVAGDEFGRSQMGNNNAWCQDNEISWLDWSLLKKRQGQLRFFQKLIKLRKNHHVFRRDTFFQSGNTGIEEDSCSLEIRWQSLYPGKQDWSHECRTLAYLLNGAVLEQTDDDFFVMLNGSPNESARFIVPAATRNRIWKQIIDTSRPSPHDFVDLQLADTVEYNQTVSVPAMGCIVLQSQSIRGKTI